Within the Salinibacterium sp. TMP30 genome, the region GCCACCGTGCTTTTTCGAGCCGCCAACGACTGTCGGCCCGATCCCGTTCGCGCGGTTGGCCCAAGCCTTCGCGCCTTTCCATCCATTCGCTTTCATCAATGGAAGGAGGGTTGCACCGACGACAGCGCGCTCGCCTGTTGGCTTTGGCCACTCGAAGCTATCGATTCCCGTGCCCCGAAAGGCGACCAGGATGAATCGAGGTCGGAGCTGTGGAACCCCAAAATCTGAGCTGAAGAGGAGCTGCCAAGATGCCTGATACCCCATTCGGTTTAGCTCAGAGAGTATCGAATCCCTATACGGGCCGAAGCGAGCCGAAGCCAACCCTCGGACGTTCTCAAGCATCACGGCGCTCGGTTTAGCCTCGTCCACCAACCTCAATGCTTCCGGAAACAAGTCCCTCTCATCGGCGGCACCAAGTTGTTTTCCAGCCATGCTGAATGGAGGGCAAGGGACACCGCCAGCTAGAAGATCTATCCCTCGAAATTTCTTGCCGTCCACCTCGCGAACGTCACCCTCTTGGACAGCCCACTCGGGCCGATTGAGTCGCAATGTCGCAGCAGCGTCGCGGTCGATTTCTACAGCAAGTTCATGCTCGAAGCCGGCCTTTTCGAGTCCAGAAGACTGGCCACCCGCCCCTGCACAAATCTCAAGGACGCTTAGCTTCGGAAGCGACATCAAACTCTCCATGCTTTGTTTTGTGGTCCACCTAGGCAGAACCGAATTAAAACTACTCTGACACACGCACCTGACATCCCACCGATCTCGGTGCGTTGCCTATGGGAGGGGTGACATTTGCGTATGAGTGCGCTGCTCGAGAGAGGGCCGCTATGTCATGCGGTAGCCGCGTGCTAGCGATCACGACATCGAACCCACTAGATTGTTGGTCACAAACTCAAGCGGAGGCGCTCAATGGGCACTCGAAGACAAGCCAAATCTGCAATAGGGGTCGGACTGATCCTTGTCGGGTTGCTTACTGCCTGCTCGAACGAGCCCATCGAAACGATGGAAGTAGACGAGACTCCCCACTCGGTCAGGACTTCCACGGCAGAACCTCAGATGCCGACCCCGAATGGATTCACGCACAGCGATGGGTACGCCTACATGTATGTCGAGAAGGCTGACTGTGGCGAAGGGTCATCGGGCTATTGCTGGCCATTCGAAATTCGTGCACTCAAGGATTGCAAGTCGACTACCTTTGAAATGTTGGTCACCGCAGAAGACGAAAACATCCTGCTTGAGAGCCAGACGAAAGAGTTGCCGGCAATGAAACAGGGCGAACGCCATTCAATCAAGCTCTCTTGGAATCCCGCCGACTACAACGAACTCGCAAGAGCGTGGGTGCAAGGACTGCGCTGCGACAGTGAGCCGGAGACTTAGGCTCTGGATCTAAACCAGCGATATTTTTTCCTGCACCAACAGGCTAAAACGATGGTTGTGCCACGCAATGAATTCGTGAGACGGCGATTTTCGGAATCTCCCGGCCACGACTGTCGAATTCAGAATATTGGAACCGAACTGGCGAGCAACAGCATCGTCGTGGGCAATCGCGCTCTCCAATAATGGGCTCCGGATTACACGGAGGTCCGGTGAAAAAGTAAGCAGAAAGCCGTCGAATGCAGCGTCGTGCGTCGGACAAGCGGCGACGCCGTTGCCCACGCTTAGCCGCTCCTTGTTGGTGCTCGCTTTCCAGGACTTGATGTGACTCGCGACCAACATTCGTGAAGACGGCAAGCCGTTTGCTCGAAAACTCATCCCGCAAAAGACGCACGCGAATCCGCAATTATTGAGCACGCTTCGCGCAAACTGTTGTTGGCCAACGCGCGCAGTTCCGAGAAGAACCTTCTCAGTTTCGGTAGCGTCACCACTTGGATTCCCGTCAACCCAATCCCGCAAATCGGATTCGACGGATTCCCTGAGCGCGTCGTTAGTGATTTGGTCTGCTTCGATGAATGCTCTCAAGGTGCTCGTCTCTATTCCAAGAAAATCAGGAAGACGCGCATTATCAAGGCCGACCGAGCGACCAGCTGTGAAGGCAAGCTCATAAAGGTGTTCGAATAGAACTAAGTCGTTTGACAGCATTGCCCACAACTGACGTTCGTGCTTTGCCCCATTGGGCCGTCGCCCGTCCAGGTTTGCGAGTTTGGCGGCCAAGCTCTTTGTGGGTCTCTTGAAAAGAGCGGCAAGACGTTGCGCTTCGCGCGACGACTCTCGAATATTTATGGTGCCTGAAGAACTAGGCTCGGCGATTAAACCCAGCCCGAAGCAGAGAAGTGTTTCTAGCGGAACGAAATCAACTTGCCTGCGGCCACCTGGGTCAACTCGCTGAAGAATCGATAGCCACTGGGAACGCGCATCAGCCTCAGTGAGACCGATGTAATCCTTCAACTCGAGCACTTGCCCTCAAATCGTCGATGAGTGCGGAAAAGGCCATCTATTTGAGCGACTCGACCCCTGCAATGAGGATAGTACCGCCAGCCTCAATCGCGCGCGCTTGAGGGCCAAGGCCGCCGACATGCTTCTTTCGGATCACTGCAAACGTCAGAAAGTCAGCACCCCCTGACACACTAGCCACGTGACAGATACTCGCACCGACGCCCTCACCGTTCTCCGCACGCTTGTCGGCAATGACATTGCCGATTTTCATGAGGGACAGTTTGAGGCGATCGAGACACTAGTCGATGGGCGTCGCCGCGCACTCGTTGTGCAGCGCACCGGGTGGGGAAAGTCCGCCGTCTACTTCGTTTCCACGCTGCTGATGCGACGCCGAGGTGCGGGCCCGACGGTACTGGTGTCGCCACTGCTTGCGCTGATGCGGGATCAGATTGCCGCGGCATCCCGTGCCGGTGTGCGTGCGGTCGCCATCAACTCGACCAACCCGCACGAGTGGGCTGAGGTGCAACAGCAACTCGCCAACGACGAAGTCGACGTGCTGCTCGT harbors:
- a CDS encoding HNH endonuclease codes for the protein MLELKDYIGLTEADARSQWLSILQRVDPGGRRQVDFVPLETLLCFGLGLIAEPSSSGTINIRESSREAQRLAALFKRPTKSLAAKLANLDGRRPNGAKHERQLWAMLSNDLVLFEHLYELAFTAGRSVGLDNARLPDFLGIETSTLRAFIEADQITNDALRESVESDLRDWVDGNPSGDATETEKVLLGTARVGQQQFARSVLNNCGFACVFCGMSFRANGLPSSRMLVASHIKSWKASTNKERLSVGNGVAACPTHDAAFDGFLLTFSPDLRVIRSPLLESAIAHDDAVARQFGSNILNSTVVAGRFRKSPSHEFIAWHNHRFSLLVQEKISLV
- a CDS encoding DNA cytosine methyltransferase, with the translated sequence MSLPKLSVLEICAGAGGQSSGLEKAGFEHELAVEIDRDAAATLRLNRPEWAVQEGDVREVDGKKFRGIDLLAGGVPCPPFSMAGKQLGAADERDLFPEALRLVDEAKPSAVMLENVRGLASARFGPYRDSILSELNRMGYQASWQLLFSSDFGVPQLRPRFILVAFRGTGIDSFEWPKPTGERAVVGATLLPLMKANGWKGAKAWANRANGIGPTVVGGSKKHGGADLGPTRAKQGWLMLGVDGKGIANEAPSPDHPLDHIPRLTNPMVALVQGFDKNWKFSGLKTSTYRQIGNAFPPPVAAGVGSAIREALGAGILEQDLKVVA